A stretch of Fusarium poae strain DAOMC 252244 chromosome 2, whole genome shotgun sequence DNA encodes these proteins:
- a CDS encoding hypothetical protein (TransMembrane:11 (i62-81o101-117i124-143o155-176i188-206o226-245i280-297o317-335i347-365o394-414i457-477o)), whose translation MSLNTPAAGQSAPVNNPEALSSVREDLLYNHSTGNVDVPQGFKYRQYRIFGYTLPWYASPKIQLGMVAFVCFMCPGMFNALNGMGGGGKVDTTLVTNMNTALYSTFAVVGFFGGTFVNRLGVKITLALGGIGYGIYTISILLSNHFGKDVEGFNLFSGVLLGFCAAMLWTAQGTIMISYPHENQKGHYFAWFWGTFNLGGVLGSLIPLGSNYHSKDNVDVNDGTYIGFIVLMFFGAGLALLLCNANDVIRKDGSYVILMKNPTWQSELLGLYETIRFEPFVIFLFPMFFSSNWFYVYQQNAVNGAYFSTRAKALNNLLYWLAQIAAAAIWGYLLDLEYLRRSVRAKIALVVLFVLTFIVWGGGYAHQRTYTRTPDDKTDNGEKDWNDTGYAGPLFLYIFYGFYDAAWQATVYWFMGALSNSGRRCANYIGFYKGIQSAGAAISNNLDARKVSFEAQFISNWVLLATSLVIAAPVIFLKIRDHVAVEEDLEGTDETLADINPTYILTHPGRNGEIYEMDFDEFNSSTKLLRRW comes from the exons ATGTCTCTCAACACACCCGCTGCGGGCCAATCTGCCCCTGTCAACAATCCTGAAGCGCTTTCTTCCGTCCGTGAGGATTTATTGTACAACCATTCCACCGGCAATGTGGACGTGCCACAGGGCTTCAAGTATCGTCAATACCGAATATTCGGATATACGCTCCCTTGGTATGCGTCACCAAAGATCCAGTTGGGTATGGTCGCTTTTGTATGCTTCATGTGTCCCGGTATGTTCAATGCACTGAATGGTATGGGTGGTGGAGGAAAGGTGGACACCACATTGGTGACAAACATG AATACTGCTTTGTACAGCACTTTTGCCGTCGTCGGATTTTTCGGGGGCACCTTTGTGAACCGACTCGGTGTCAAGATTACACTCGCCTTGGGTGGCATCGGCTACGGTATCTATACCATCAGTATTCTGTTGTCGAATCACTTTGGAAAAGATGTCGAGGGTTTCAATCTCTTTTCGGGTGTTCTCCTTGGCTTCTGTGCAGCGATGTTATGGACTGCCCAAGGCACAATCATGATATCGTATCCACATGAAAACCAAAAGGGACACTACTTTGCCTGGTTCTGGGGAACCTTCAATCTAGGCGGTGTTCTTGGAAGTCTT ATCCCACTCGGCAGCAATTACCACAGCAAGGACAACGTAGATGTTAATGACGGTACTTATATTGGTTTCATCGTCCTCATGTTCTTTGGAGCAGGCCTAGCTCTTCTCCTCTGCAACGCAAACGATGTCATCCGGAAAGACGGTTCTTATGTCATCCTGATGAAGAACCCGACATGGCAGAGTGAACTTCTCGGCTTGTACGAGACGATCCGATTTGAGCCATTCGTTATCTTCCTATTTCCCATGTTCTTTTCGTCTAATTGGTTCTACGTTTACCAGCAAAATGCTGTCAACGGTGCTTATTTCTCGACAAGGGCCAAAGCTCTAAACAATCTACTGTACTGGCTGGCACAAATTGCTGCGGCTGCCATATGGGGATACTTACTCGATCTGGAATATCTGCGCCGTTCTGTCAGGGCCAAGATCGCTCTTGTGGTTCTTTTTGTCCTGACATTCATTGTGTGGGGTGGAGGTTATGCGCATCAGAGAACATATACTCGAACTCCTGACGACAAAACGGACAATGGAGAAAAGGATTGGAATGATACAGGTTACGCCGGACCTCTTTTTCTATACATCTTCTATGGCTTCTATGACGCTGCTTGGCAAGCTACTGTTTACTG GTTCATGGGTGCTCTCTCGAACTCCGGTCGTCGCTGCGCAAACTACATTGGTTTCTACAAAGGCATTCAATCAGCCGGCGCCGCAATTTCCAACAACCTCGATGCCAGGAAAGTGTCATTCGAAGCACAATTCATCAGTAACTGGGTTCTTCTGGCCACATCTCTTGTCATAGCTGCACCTGTAATCTTTCTTAAGATTCGAGACCATGTCGcagtggaagaagacctgGAGGGAACAGACGAAACCCTGGCTGATATCAATCCCACGTACATTCTTACCCATCCAGGTCGCAATGGGGAGATTTATGAAA TGGACTTTGATGAGTTTAATAGTTCTACCAAGTTACTTCGTCGATGGTGA